In the Chaetodon trifascialis isolate fChaTrf1 chromosome 12, fChaTrf1.hap1, whole genome shotgun sequence genome, gcccggagagaacccacgcatgcacgggaagaacatgcaaacttcacacagaaaggccccgggATCGAACGgcagccttcttgctgtgatCCTGACTAAAATTCAatgcacgcgcactacctgctgtgccaccgtgcagccccgcTATTGAAATCCTAAAACAGATAATACAATTAAACAGCAAAAAATATTGATACCATTCCTGATATACTGCTGCTTTAGTGAGGAAATACTCACTCACACTCGTTAGATATATAGTTCAGATAGCCTACAGATGACAGTCACTGCCAAAACAACTTATAAGATCATTGGAGAAAAAGTCGCGTGCATGAGTTTTCTCTATTACAGTTATGTTACACACAAAATCTCTGTTACATTTCATATGCGACATAAGTATGTCATGCAAGTTAATTTAAGTACGCAAGTTAAAATAATTCAACTTGGACTTTTGgtttgggctgcacggtggcacagcaggtagtgcgcatgcctcacagcaacaaggtttgcggttcgattcccaggtcgggcctttctgtgtgaagcttgcatgttcgtcccgtgcatgcgtgggttctctccgggtactccggcttcctcccacagaccaaaaacatgctcattaggttaactcacccctaggtgtgagtgtgagtgtgaatggttgtgtgtttgtgccctgcaatcgactggcaaccggtccagggttgtaccccgcctctcgcccgttgacggctgggaaaggctccagcacccccccacaaccccgaaagggatacgtggtatagaaaatggatggatggatggacttttgGTTTGACACGGGACATGGACAGTGGCCTCCTGGGAAAATACATTGCGTATGTGACAGTTACGTGTGTCACGTGAACATAAAATGGTGACAGTTCGATTAAGGCACCAAAAATACTTGGCTGGAttcaggaaaagatcatggtttggtggcacggtggaccaGTGGTAGCACTGTCGCCTCAcggctagaaggtcccgggttcgattcccgcctgggacgctgtgggcgctgggggtgtgtcctccaccatgccttcggtgcctgttGCTCcgggaaaggggcctttctgtgtggagtttgcatgttctccccgtgttcacctggtgtttcctccttaaaaaaaaccccactaagaacatgtaagaagatcaccacctgatcaGTGGTGACAATAAGAACTGGGTCCCTGTGcgctgctgttggctggcagcccaccgctcctggtctgctgcggaggaaggacttcccgggatgggttaaaagcagagaaaagaatttcactgaagcatggcgTGGGTAGTTTTCcctgtaactctgcatgttgtgtagtgactaataaagggatgtcttctAAAGTATCGAGGATTCTTTGAGATTTAAATAAAAATTGACCATAGGTGGGGCATCAGGTATGGGGAAGCTAAATCAGGGGAAGCACTATCAATacaataaaaaaggacagaggaaaAGTTAATAATTTAACAGCAGAATATACATACTGATGTATATTGATTAAAACCCCATCTCTGGGGTGCAAAAGCATGAACATGATGAACATGAGGCACAGACGATGACTATTATGTCTTCATTCACCTCCGTGGTAGCTCCCACTCCCTCACCTGAGAAGAACAGCCCTGAACATAATAAACCATTTGAGTTTCCCATCTGCAGAATTTCCTTTAGCTGATTTgagtgacagaagacaaaggaGTTGCATTCAAGATACAAAGTTTTCTTAACAACACCGACtgagactgaatgaatgaataaatgagtagTGATAATTTGTCCCAGCTATTCTAGATACGCTTCATCCTCCCATGACCAACAACTCAACAAGTGTGTGTAAAAAAATATGTATGAATATCTTCTCAATCATCGttatgacattttaatattagaaatgGAAGACGGGGCTTCTGCATCTGTAATCAATGGATattatgtgttttcattttcttagcTTTAGCTGACAGTCAGCAAGATTTTCTgtcattaaattaaaatttgcCGTACAAACTACAAactaaaaatgtcttaaaatgagGGCTAGACAAAATAACTGCAACGCCATACAGCATAAAGCAATCCAATACAACACTACCAACTATTGTGGCTTCAAATCCTTACTTATTACACATTATCACACATCACAGCTTTTGCAGTGGATTACATGGTACTGCACAGGGTTTCCTGTTATTGTGTCTCCCATCAGTACATACAAAATATGTATCTTAAATGGAAAAAGGGAAATTGGGAATTAAAATTCAACTACAATCTCATATTTGTTAAATTTAATCAGATTAGTCTGTAGTAGTGGAAGTGGAAAGTAGTGAGACTGTCTTGGGGACTGACCTCTGACATAATTAAGGTCATACTTTGTGCAACCTAAAAATCCTATTgtttagatttgtgtttgtgtaccttATGCCTCAGAGGGATGAATCACAATGATGAAATACAAATGATGTAATTACTAATATTCAGACTTGCATATCTCTATCATATCTGATGAAAGGCTGCTGTCATGGGTATCATTAGCGGGACCTCCCTGGTGGGCCTCAGTGGAAAACAATAGGCCTGAGGGAACAGGGCTGGCTACAGCCACCTAATTATGATCCAGTGGTCAATGCAGGCTGGCCTCATGGGATGGCCTGAtaaacaaatgctttcacacTTCACCTGTTGACATCAAAAATTGTCAAAGAGATTCACTTCAATAATGAATACCTCAGAGGAGACATTGtaagtgttgtttttaaagagtGACATAGAGTACATGGAGTAATTATGGCAGACGTGGTCAACAGGTCATTATCTCCACTCTCCTCTGAGGGTAATTAATAAAACAACACCCCTCAGGAGAGCCAGGCACAAACAGGCTCTCAAGTCAGTATACCTTCAGTCCTACTCCCTTCCATAATGAAACCAAATATACAGTCAATACATTAAACAAAATTAATGTTATAGTTTACTTTAATAATCAGCTACTGATTTTTTAATTCTTATTATTGATCCTCATTGGTCTGGCTGGTTAATGTGTGCAACCACAAACCTCATTAACAATTACATGCAACACAACTGTACGTATAATCAATAAAATCCATCAGGACACCATAAACTACGGCCTTAAAATGTCCATAGAGCTGATTGATTGTCTGAATATACTGTAGATATAGATGTTTTTGCAGACAAGTATAATAAATGGCCATTTTTGGAGTGTCTCGACAAACCATTTCAAAActatatgtaaaatattaattttctgtggtattgttgTCAATTTTGATTGAACTTGGACTCatgtaaggcttcatgctgtgatccaattgtgttttccagcaaaTAAGGCTGAAATATATTGAAATATTCAGGTGGAAATAAAAACCTTCTCCTTCATTCTGTTCAAACTTTCattactcaatgccagtagTGACACAGTGATACCGACTGCTGGGGATAAGAGTTCAGTATGTAAactttcaaaagagaccaaaaccatgcatgtgCTCCAAATGGTTCAAGTACCTGCTGTCAAGTTACTTTGGATACAGCTTAGACTGGTGTTCTAGGCTAATTTTGTATAAATGGGAGGGGGTTAGGGGTTAAAGGTTGTGTTGCAGgctttcacagtaaaaaaaacaacaacatatttttgttCTCATCCGCTGCTCGTCTGTAATTGGTTCATTGACACACTATGAGATCTGTGTACTTGCATTTTTCCAATATTACACCCGATTCCATACATGCACATAATGCAGGGAAACAGTAACACCTAAACCATTCGCAAATAACGGTGTGCATCTTATAAATTACCTTGCTTTAGGGGTCCAGTTTACCAGTGGTTGTTGGTGTACTATGGTTGTCCTTATTAACAGTGGCATAGCTGATTGGGCATCCTGGAAGTATGTGAATGTCCTGTGGAAGTAGAAGGTGAGAGGGTATGAGGTCAGGTTATCTTCAGGACACTGTCGGCAATGCACAGTAGCCGCAGAAACACGCAAAAGCACATCATCATGACAACACTGCAGCCGACTGAAACTGAACCCCCCAAAACTAGTGCACTTCTGCATTAGTACTATGTAACGTCATGTTTCCAAATTATTGCAAAAATCTGTAGACATGCAGCCGATTTAAAGGAAATTTGCTGTCAACAGGTGCAGAATAGCATGAGCGAGGTAGCTTTGTTCAGTGCAGCTAAACCACAGATTTGAACACTGTGAGTGGGTGTTTCAACATTTAATGTAATTCCAACCAACCATAGACCACCACATATATAATCAAAGTCAGCTAGCTCGTTAGCGCCTTAGCTAGTTAACACGAGTCAACAAAGTTGGGCTAGCTTCTGTGAAAAACTGGGTCATTTTGATCCACATTACGAGTTTTGAAATACTAGCCCCTGGGAACCATGATTACATCTTGTAGATGAAGAGATGTTTCACAGGTTTAGTGAAAAtcttgacctgctggtggcactagaggaaaatTCAGGGGATCACCAAGTCAAAAGGAGtaatcctctgggaaccatgaattTCTCTAAAACAACTCAGGGCAATTCATCACACAACTGTAGTGATATTTccaccaaagtggtggacaaggccaaaaacaaatgacttcaTCAGAAAATTTACATGTATTGTGGAAAAGTTTCCAAATTCCCCATAGGTGAAATAATGTGGTGACGACTACCACAGACAAGATAAAAGACATCAGGAATCACAGCTGTAGTTTATCTGTGTATAGATATCGCTGAAGCCAGTGTGCAACCCAGATTACTTTGTTGACAGGTAtaattattttcttaaaaatatctaatgatgatggtgacttttttaaaacagtgatCAGAGGCTTCACAAGAGCAGACAAAAATACTCATTTAGAGAATGGAGAACAGCACTCTGTATCTTAATTTAAACCTGACCTTGTTCATGGACATTGGACACTACCGTTATCCAGCCTTCGTCTTTTGTTTCCTGCTCTACGGCTTTATTCTGTCTGCAAACTTTGCCATGATATTGATAATAATACGAGAGAGCACACTGCACGAGCCCATGtatattttcattgcatttttatCTGCCAACTCTCTGTATGGTTCTACTGGTTTCTTCCCCAGATTCCTCGTGGACCTTCTGTCTGACAACCATCTGATGTCACGTCCAGCTTGTTTCACTCAGATCTATGTTATTTACACATATGCTTCTTATGAACTGACCTTTCTGAGCATTATGGCATATGATAGATATGTTGCTGTTTGTCATCCTTTACTCTATCACAGAAAGATGTCGGCTAAAACTGTCTATACATTGGCATTTGTTGCTTGGATTTGTCCAGCTTGTTACCTTGTATTAAGCGTTATTTTGGTTGCCAGGCTTCCTCTATGTGGGGACAGTATACAGAGAGTATACTGTGCCAACTGGAATATAGTAAAATTGTCATGTGTTACCAATGCTGTTAACAATATCATTGCTACATTAGGGGCAGTAATAATAGCCTTCCTTCCCTTTGGTTTTATCTTGTACACATATCTAAGAATTGTGATCGCTTGTTGGAAAAAGTCATCAGAGGTGAGGGGAAAAGTAATACAGAGTTGTTTTCCTCATGTTATTTCATTTGTGATTTATTCCATCACATCATTTAGTGATACTGCTCTGAACCGACAAAATCTGGATGAGACAAAACCAGTTGTGTCCATACTTTTGTCAGTTGAATTTCTTATCATTCCTCCAGTTCTGAATCCTGTTGTGTACGGCCTTAAATTACCAGAAATCAGAAGACACGTTGTCCAGATATTATGTgtgaaacagcatttcagaGCAAAATGATCAACGAAACCATGAGTACTGTCTGCGTGAAATGATAAATCCTCTGGTGTCCTCATCGTTTCTTACACTATGTAGACTCTGGTTGCAAATCTTATGAGTATGAAACACCTTTGCAATGTGCTCTTTAAAAAGTTCATAGGGTTATCAACATGCAATCATATCAGTGTGCAACCATATcaatcatatcaatgtgcaatgttcatatcaatgtgcaatatcagtattgtttgtttatatttcattattccttgtttatattgtttagtttgatatttaatgtccttttactgatgccctctatgcTTGCTAttcacttttgctgctgtaatacctgaaatttccccactgtgggactaataaaggtatatcttatcttatcttatcttatcttatcttatcttatcttatcttatcttatcttatcgtGTCCTTCCTCACAGAACTGAGACTGTGATCAACATTAATTCAAGTCGATAAGATATCTATGGacatttttctacattttctctGAAATTTTGTGGTCAATTGGAATTCATGACATGAATCCAAACTGCCAATGGTTGCTTTTCTTCATAAATTAGCAAACTACAAACTTTTACAAccactttttacattttaatgatacATGTTAAAAAATGCTTTAGGGCTTAAACAACAATGATAAATGTCCTTAAAGGTAAACATGTCATCAAAAGGTTAGACTATGGCCTGTTATATAGCTGTTTCTGCAAGCTGGTTAGGTGAGGATGAGTGGTAACTGAAATACAAGTGTCTGAAAATTTAAAGTTTAGTTACCTCTGTAAATGTCTACACCAAAAGAATATGAATCTTGAATAATGAAGGGGATTATTGAAAGAGGACCAAGAGACTACAGTGATGCTTAGGGCTCTGAGGATGAATGTATGCACTGTGGTGCTTTGGGCTAGATGCTAccaccagcatgctaacatgctcccAATGTCAATATTAACATGCTTATGCTAAGCAGGCATAATGTTGCAGTTTAGCCatttagcatgcaaacatgtacTAATTAGGACTAAACACAAAGAGAGGCTCAGGTTGACAGGCATATTTCTAGCTTTGGAgttatttggtcataaatcaaaatcctggatgagctGCATATTTCGACCTGAAGATGGTAATGAAAATTTATTACACCAAgctattacaattcatcctgaggggggcgTCAACATCTGCACCAAATGTCATTGCAATATGTCCAATAGTTAAGACATTTCAGTCAATACCACAAACTTCAACCTCACAGTGATGCTTGAGGGAAagtcaagggatcaccaaagtcattgaGATTCATCGACTAAGAACCATGAATGACTGTGCAAGAGTTTGTACCAATCCATCCAgaagatgttgagatattttattggttaagtaaaaaaaaaaaaaagggtgacCTGTCAGTCGGACTCTGTTTTGAGGATCAACAAAGTCATTGGGGTTTATCCTCTGGGCATTATGAATTATCTGTACCAAACATTTTACCAGTACAAATGTTTCATCAGAAACTTTAGCAATCAATGTGGGGAAATTTCTCCAGAGGTGAAATAATGTGGTGACATCAGCCAGGTCGGTCAAGATAAAAGATGCTGCACAATTCTCAGAAGTCACAGTCATAGTTTACCTGAGTATCGATCTCACTAAAATCTAATTTAAGAGATAACTAAATACGTTGACaggtgtatttttctttttacatgtttaatgATGCTGCGTGTTGAGTTTATTTAGActtctgatgtttttaaaagagcGATTAGAGGCTGCACAAGAGCAGACAAAAATACTCATTTAGAGAATGGAAAACAGCACTCTGTATTTTTACTTCAACCTGACCTTGTTCATGGACATTGGATACTACCGTTATCCAGCCTTTGCCTTTTGTTTCCTGCTCTACGGCTTTATTCTGTCTGCAAACTTTGCCATGATATTGATAATAATACGAGAGAGCACACTGCACGAGCCCATGtatattttcattgcatttttatCTGCCAACTCTCTGTTTGGTTCTACTGGTTTCTTCCCCAGATTCCTCGTGGACCTTCTGTCTGACACCCATCTGATGTCACGTCCAGCTTGTTTCACTCAGATCTATGTTATTTACACATATGCTTCTTATGAACTGACCTTTCTGAGCATTATGGCATATGATAGATATGTTGCTGTTTGTCATCCTTTACTCTATCACAGAAAGATGTCGCCTAAAACTGTCTAtacattgacattttttgctTGGATTTGTCCAGCCTGTAACCTTACAGTAAGCATTATTATGATTGTCAGGCTTCCTCTATGTGGGAACAGTATACAGAAGGTATACTGTGCCAGCTGGAATATAGTAAAATTGTCATGTGTTACCAATGCTGTTAACAATATCATTGCTATGTTAGGGGCCATAATTATAGCCTTCCTTCCCTTTGGTTTTATCTTGTACACGTATCTGAGAATTGTGGTTGCTTGTTGGAAAAAGTCATCAGAGGTGAGGGGAAAAGTATTACAGAGTTGTTTTCCTCATGTTATTTCATTTGTGATTTATTCCATCACATCGTTTAGTGATGCTGCTCTTAGCCGACAAAATCTTGATGAGATAAGTCCATTTGTGGCTGTAATTTTGTCACTGGAATTCGTTCTTATTCCTCCAGTTCTGAATCCTGTTGTGTACGGCCTTAAATTACCAGAAATTAGAAGACACGCTGTGAAGATATTAAGCATAACACACAAAACTAAAAGGAATTCCTGTCAAACACTACCACAGACTGTACTGATCATGTGAATAAACCACATACAGGGCAAAAcaattgacaaaaacaaaagacaagacaaagtATCTGGTGTCTGAATCAGCTTTCTTAAACTACATTCACTCTGGCAGTTAAGACAGACTAAATGTAGTGGCCTTGAAATGTGACTGTAAAATGTTGATAGTTTCCTACATCACAGAATTGAGACTcatgacaaataaagaaaaaggcaaataaaaataaaaatgctcaaCCACTCCTGCAGCACAATGCACTTCACTAATGTCCTTTTGTATGCCAGTAATGTATTGCTGTGTCGCTTCACTGGTTGAAGTGTATTGAACTATGTTGATGAATATTTGGAACAGTTTGAGCACAACAGGTAGACAACTGAGAAATGGTCTATGCTGCAACAAGTCTAAAAGATATCTGTGGACATTTTGATACATTTTCTCCTATATTTTGGGGTCAGTTGGAATTCATGACATGAACCcaagctgctgcttttcttcataaATTGGCAAACTACAAACTTTTTACAACCACAtgctttttacatttaaatgacaCAGGGAAGAGTAATTGTTTAGGCCTTAAAAGACAATGATAAATGTccttaaaggtcccatattataaAGCTTTTTCATCAAGATAACATAGGTCTATGAGTTccagaaaatctgtttttgaagctgtttgctggaaatagcttttaggaaaagattcttgcctccctcttgTAAGAGCCAAATTCATAAAGATTCAGGGTCAAAAATTATTATGGTCACCTGgtgtattttctgttatgtGCCATTGGGTGTCGCTGTCCTGTCGCCGAGAACGCAGGTATTTCATTAGGTCACCTCACCTTGTTGGGTTTGTTTGGCCCTGGAAGGGCATGTGGTTTTTGACCGCTGTGGCAGAAAGCGGGAGAGAGGAACCGTATGAttgctgtttgttcatttgaagaTGTTCGTACTATGTGTTCACTGTGCACACGGAAAATAAATGGATTGTATTAGCAGCAgcaagcagagctgcagactctTTATGGAAACAATACAGCAGATGGTAAGGTGTTAGTGCGTCAGCCAGGTCACTCCTGGGAGTCAAACACCTCGGTAGCTTAGTATCAGACCACGATCGTACACCCCTATTTCACTCTGTTTCATTCCCTTTCAGAATGccctgtttctggtgtctgtagctttaaatgcaaatttaaTTTGCCCATGCCTCACTCATAaactgttaccatggtaacgggGAGAGCGTAGACTCTAATGTAGCACTACCCATGTCAAAGAAGCGAACATGGCGGCAATGAACAGACGTAGTTCTTCAGTAGTTCAACCACacatgttcgaacctgaatcggatcctgaaaaaggaggggaggctcctgcagaacctcagactcagagaattcagcaggatgcTTCTGAAAGGTTCGTCAAAAAATGTCTAACAAGAAGTAACTAGAAGCTAGCAGTTAGCCTTACATCactctcaatggcaaaacacatgCAACAACATGCAAGAGTTCatgctaatctacaaaagaaacacacagctagtTATTTGCATTCTTACATGCCCCTggtctgcaggtattccacgcaAAGTTGGAAGTGACCCTCCTTTAGAAAAAGTCTCCcagctaatcctgcctcgtactgaccgaggttgCAGAAACAGTCAGTCtcaaagtggttagcacacaccaaaAGTTTTTTGCCAACTGCAGCTGGGACATTGCcttaaaaaatgaattcaatccacgctgctcgtctgtcctctgcagctgggACCTGATGGAGAGATTTGTGCTTGTCTTTGCgagtttttgtgagtttttcataatatgggacctttaaaggTAAACAGAATTATACAGAATAGTCCAAACCATGCTTTCGATCACGTTTATAGGTTTCGaaaattcttgttttttgtaaatttaCACAATTGTGTTGTATTGCTGTATGTTTTCACAGCACTCTGTAAAGCTAAGGACACTAAAGTTGaagttttgaaagtgaaactgTTTCCCATTCTTACTTCACATATGACTTCAGTTGCTCAACAGTCCGGGGGCTctgttgtctgttttgtgtttcataaTGTGCCACACATTTTCAGTAGGACACAGGTCTGGATTACAGGCAGGCTAGTTTAGTACCTGCACTCTTTTAATACGATGCATGCTACTGTAATGTATGCAGAATGTGGCttggcattgtcttgctgaaataagcaggGACGTCCCTGAAAAAGACCTCTACTGGATAACAGAATATGTAGCTCCAAAACCTGTATGTACTTTTAGGTCAGTGGTAATTATgtcaggagcaaaggaggaagtcaggtgacaaagtataaagagcaagaaagtctcCATACAGAGGACGGTGGGgtggtgcctcacagcaacaaggttgccggttcgatccccgggtcgggcctttctgtgtgaagtttgcatgttcttcccgcgcatgcgtgggttctctccgggcactccggcttcctcccacagaccaaaaacatgctcattaggttaattggtgactgtaaaattgcccctaggtgtgagtgtgagtgtgaatggttgtgtgtttgagccctgcgatcgactggcgaccggtccagggtgtaccccgcctctcgcccgttgacggctgggataggaTCCAGcacccccacaaccccgaaagggatacgcggtatagaaaatggatggatggaagttacATAACATACTTAAGTTACCTCAAACTGCGATTGTTTCATAACATTTCCCCAGTGAGAACAAAGGTCCAATATGACTATGGTCCGACACATCTGTGGGTCAAAGTCATCAAAGTCTGAAAGACTAATTCT is a window encoding:
- the LOC139340654 gene encoding olfactory receptor 51E1-like, encoding MENSTLYLNLNLTLFMDIGHYRYPAFVFCFLLYGFILSANFAMILIIIRESTLHEPMYIFIAFLSANSLYGSTGFFPRFLVDLLSDNHLMSRPACFTQIYVIYTYASYELTFLSIMAYDRYVAVCHPLLYHRKMSAKTVYTLAFVAWICPACYLVLSVILVARLPLCGDSIQRVYCANWNIVKLSCVTNAVNNIIATLGAVIIAFLPFGFILYTYLRIVIACWKKSSEVRGKVIQSCFPHVISFVIYSITSFSDTALNRQNLDETKPVVSILLSVEFLIIPPVLNPVVYGLKLPEIRRHVVQILCVKQHFRAK
- the LOC139340655 gene encoding olfactory receptor 10A3-like produces the protein MENSTLYFYFNLTLFMDIGYYRYPAFAFCFLLYGFILSANFAMILIIIRESTLHEPMYIFIAFLSANSLFGSTGFFPRFLVDLLSDTHLMSRPACFTQIYVIYTYASYELTFLSIMAYDRYVAVCHPLLYHRKMSPKTVYTLTFFAWICPACNLTVSIIMIVRLPLCGNSIQKVYCASWNIVKLSCVTNAVNNIIAMLGAIIIAFLPFGFILYTYLRIVVACWKKSSEVRGKVLQSCFPHVISFVIYSITSFSDAALSRQNLDEISPFVAVILSLEFVLIPPVLNPVVYGLKLPEIRRHAVKILSITHKTKRNSCQTLPQTVLIM